The Lolium rigidum isolate FL_2022 chromosome 2, APGP_CSIRO_Lrig_0.1, whole genome shotgun sequence genomic interval GTCTCCGTGGATAATCCGGACACTATGCGTCGTACGGTGGAGTAGGGTGCAGACGTATTTCCGGTCCACGTGAACGCAAACGGTTGCTAAGCATCCGTTTCTATCGTCGCGTTGGAATGCACCACCGATTTTTTTTCGAACGTGCATGCCCAAAACCAGAATCGCGCCCGAGAAAGCTTGAGGCATTGTTTGAACTGGCCGTCAGATCAGCGTCTTCGCGGCCTGCAGAGCCGGGCCGGATAGGTTCCTCCAGCCGGGCCCGCCAGATCTCGCGCCGAATCCCCGATCGACTCGGAAGCATACTTAATCTAAAAAAAAGACTCGGAAGCGTACTCTGCACACTAGTAGTACCCCGCGCGGCGGCGCGATCACATCGTCGGCGGTGGCACGCGATGGCGCTGCGGCAGCACGAGGCGAAGGTGATTCCCGTGCGCGCGCTGGACGGCCGCACTACTACCGTCCGCATCGCCGCAGCCTGCTCCGTCGACGACCTCAAGGCCACGCTCCGCGCCTCCTCTTTCCCTCCCGCGGGCGCCCCCACGTTCCATCTCTTCCTCAAGGGCGCCAAGCTCCTCGCCCACGCGAAGGTCGGAAACCTTCCCATCTACCCCGGTGACTTCGTCTCCCTCATCCCCTTCACCACCAAGGCCAAGCCCGCCGCTCCCGCTCCGTTCCGCCGCGCTACTACCTTGCCGTGGTCCACCGGCAAACGGAGGAAGCTTTCGAGTTCTTggtatggcggcggcggcgacgacgatctgTACGCGCCCAGGAAGCCGCTGGCTTCCTCCTCCAGCCATTGCAATGGCACGGAGCCGCTGGACCCAGCGCAGATGGTGGAGCACCTACGGCAAGGGCTCGGCAAGCACGGACAGATCGCGCACGTCGAGGTGATCCCCGGCAGGGAGGCCTCCTTCTCCGACGACGACCTCCACCTCTCCAATGCCATGAAGACCACCCTCCGGAGCATCGGTGTGACGAGGCTGTACGCCCACCAGGCGCAGGCTgtgcgcgccgccatcgccggacGGCACGTTGTCGTCTCGACGTCCACGTCCAGCGGCAAGTCCATCTGCTACAACGTACCCGTGCTCGAGTCCGTCGTATCCtcgccggcggcgtgcgcgctTTACGTGTTCCCGACCAAGGCACTCGCGCAGGACCAGCTCAAGGcgctgctgcagatgaaggccgcgctcctcctcgccggagcagaCGACTTTGCCGTAGACATCTACGACGGCGACACGCCGATGCAGGACCGCGCCAGGATCAGGGAGCGGGCCAGGATGCTCATCACCAACCCAGACATGCTGCACGCCTCCATCCTCCCCTGCCACGCCCAGTTCCGGCGGATCCTCTCCGGCCTCGCccacgtcgtcgtcgacgaggcgcaCACCTACCGCGGCGCCTTCGGCTGCCACGCCGCGCTCGTGCTTCGCCGCCTCCGACGCCTGTGCGCCGACGTCTACGGCCGCCTCCCCGCTTTCGTGTTCTGTACCGCCACATTGGCGAACCCGCGCGAACACGTCGTGGAGCTCGCGGGGATCGGCGAGGTGGAGCTGGTGGACGAGGACGCCAGCCCGTGCGGGGCCAAGCACTTCGTCCTTTGGAACTCGTCTGGGAAGAAGACAACGAGCTCGCCGATGGCCGACGTGGCACGGCTGCTAGCCGAGATGGTGCAGCATGGGCTGCGCTGCATCGCCTTCTGCAAGACGAGGAAGCTGTGCGAGCAGGTGCTGGCCCACGCGCGCGAGGTGCTCGAGGAGACTACGACGGCGCCGGAGATGGTAGGCTCCATCTGCGTGTATCGTGGCGGGTACgtggcgagcgagcggcggcagATCGAGGCGGACCTCTTTGGTGGGAGGCTCCGCGGCGTGGCGGCGACGAACGCGCTGGAGCTGGGCATCGACGTCGGCCACGTCGACGCCACACTCCACCTTGGATTCCCTGGCAGCATCGCCAGCCTATGGCAGCAGGCCGGGAGGTCCGGCAGGCGGTCGAAGGACTCCATCGCTGTCTACGTCGCCTTCGACGGCGCCCTGGACCAGTACTTCATGAACTACCCTGCCAAGCTCTTTGGCAAGCCCATCGAGCGCTGCCATGTCGATGCGCAGAACCGTAAAGTTCTCCGACAGCACCTCGCCTGCGCCGCCGCTGAGAACCCACTTTGCCCGGAACGCGACCAGCTCTACTTCGGCGGCGAAGCCATGAACGATGCCATGTCGATCTTGAAAGACAAGGGAGTTCTCACTCCCAAGAGCAATGCGGCCGACAACAACATATGGAAGTACAACGGTCCCGGCAGGCGGCCGTCACAGTCCGTCAGCATCCGCGCGATCGAGCACGACAAGTTCACGGTGAAGGACGCGACGAGCGGGAGAGTGATGGAGGAGATAGAGGAGAGCAAGGCCTTCTTCCAGGTGCACGAGGGCGCGGTGTACATGCACCAGGGCGTGAGCTACTTGGTCGAGCGGCTGGATCTCTCGTCCAAGATGGCCTACTGCCGGATGGCGGAGCTGAGCTACCACACCAAGACCGAAGACTTCACCGACATCGCCGTCGCCCTCGGAGACGCTGCCGCTGCTGTTCATGCAGACGAGTGCACGGTGACGACCAGGTGGTCCGGCTATCGTCGGATATACAAGCCCACGAACCAAGTCTCCGACGTCATCCCTCTCCACCTGCCCTCCTACTCCTTCGACACGCAGGCCGTCTGGGCGACGGTTCCCGCGACGGTGAGGGCGACCGTGGAGCAGAGCAACCTGTGGTTCTGGGGCGGGGTGCACGCGGCCTCGCACGCCATCCTCAGCATACTGCCGCTGCACATGATGTGCAGCTCCTGCGATCTCGGGGCGGAGTGCGCGGATCCTCACGAGAAACAtcccgatggcgacgacgagcaccTGGTTCCCGACAGGGTCCTGCTCTACGACAAGCACCCTGGCGGCATCGGGCTGGCGGCGCAGGCGAGGCTACTCTTCCCGGACCTCCTTGCCGCCGCCCTCGAGCTCGTCTCGGCCTGCGGCTGCGGCAGCTTGGACGGGTGCCCCAACTGCGTGCAGTCCTTCGCTTGCCACGATAACAACAAGAATTTGGACAAGGAGGCTGCTGTGCTGGTGCTCAAGGGTCTAATTCAGGGATATTATGCGTGAAGCCTAAGATGGCTATCATAAAATTCAAACCTGCAATTGTCTAATTTAGGCATCGATTGCTGATATTCTGCTTCAGGCAGTTCCTATTACTCCGCAACTCTAGTTTTTATTATAGGTTCTGTTAACAGTTGAAGAAACAATAGATCAGTTGGATGAGAGGTTTAAGTCATCCCAATTCAGTGGCTCCTGAATGTCGTGGGGTTGCAaaaataaactactggtacagcTGATGTTCTGCTTTAGCCAGTTCATTATACGGTCGGTGTGTTTGTATGTCCTAGAGTAACAGCTGCAGAATGTTTTGTGGGGAAATAACATTATTTCATTGAAATTCAGTGCAGAAAAAAAATCTGTTAGATAAGAGATCGAGGTTATCCCAAGAACAGATCAGTCGAGGTTGGCTCCGAAAATCTACACTGTGTATGTCTTTAACAGAGCTCCTCCTGTTTCCGTCAAAAAAAAATGTCTTTAATAGAGAGAAAAGCGAAGAAGATGCAGCTGTGGGGCTAGAACAAGACTGAAACCGCGACGAATGCATTCCTGCAATTCAAATGACTGTGCCAATCCGACATGTTtccttcaattttcatatttctAGAGGAGCTAAAAAACTCAAAAGCCAAACTTTTAACGAATTCGGACAAATCTTAGAAGAGTCCCACCTATGTCTCTTGTGGTTGGAAGCATTTATCAGAGAAGTTCAAAACAAGCTGCTTCATTTTTATTATTTAGAACTTCAGGTGCGAAGAAATGTTAGAGGAGTTCAAGTTTCTAAAATCCAAAATGCTCGTACAAGTTTTAACACGATTTGGAGTagttttttcctcttctcctcttctcATCTCAAGGAAAAAGAGGAACACACCATTTCTACTAAGTCTCGGTGAAACTGGGAATTTGCCCTCTTGACAAAATATAGGAAATCCAATCCAGGCTACCTGGGATGCCATTCTGCATCGACAGATTTACTTCTCCGAGCCTGGGTCGCACAGGCACGTCACACATACAACAAGTGAACAACAACACACATCGAGATGAGACGAGTTCACCAGCCAAGCGCCGGCAACGGCTGGGCTCGAGGACGACCTGGCGCGACCATGTTCCCGGCGGGGTCGTAGTTGATGACACCGGAGAAGTCCGGGAGCTGGCACTTGCCCCCCATGAGGATCCCTTTCTGCCACACGCACGGAGGCGGCGACGCGTCGCCGCCGAAGCCGACGCCGGGCTGCACCTGGTGGATGCTGACGATTACCGGGTCCGTCCTACGGCGGCTCACGCTCGCCAGAGCGCGCCGCAGCCGCTCCTTCGCCGCCTCCCCTGCGCCGGAGTGTGACGCGCACATCGCTAGCGCCAGCGCGCACACGGCCAGGAACGCGGCCACCGCTGGCACCGTGGCCGCGATCGCGCCGCCGTGGTCATGCAGGGAGGCGAGGTGGCGTGAGGCCGCGGGCATGGCGGCAGCGATCGCGCGGTGCAGGCCGAGGTGGCGCGGCATTGCGTGCTCCGCTCGGTAGTGTTTCTTGCCTGGGGTGGTGAGGGTCAAGAACTGTCTGCCTGAGCTGGTGACTTCTTGGAGCCTGCATGTTCGGTTCTCGTATATATAGGTGAGCTGAAGCAGGTTGTTTTCCCGAGTTTTATTGATGGAGTCGTTTACGTGATTATATCCAACGGCTGCATTAGCATGGAGTTGGTGCGGTTTGCAGAGTGGTTTGCTAGCTCTGCAAGTCACAACTATACTAACTGAACCATCTCAGCTCCAGGCCTTGCAGATTCAGTGGACTGCCAAGGTTGGCAACTTCTTTTTTGGCCGTAGCATGTAATGTGAAATGAAAAGCTGGAATCTTTTTATATGCAGGTGGAAGTGTGCTTTGTTCAAGTAGCTGAcattctttttgtgttttatttcttttcaGAAAGCCATTTTTATTAAGACAGTCAGAAGTTACAAAAAAATTAGAACAATCCAGGTGACATGCCTTTAATAGATAGGCAGAGCTCCTCTTTGTTGAATTAACTCACATTATTAGTGTTTCTATTTCTATTTAGAAAGTCATTTTTTATTAAGACACTCAAAAGTTCATTTTTTACTGTAGAACAATCCAGGGGACATGCATGTTTATTCTTAATAAATAGGCGGAGCTCCTGCCCAATCATGATAGCAGCCCACataatttttattccatcaccaaTCAACAGGTTCTATAACTCGAGGTTGTATTGCGGTGCTCCGAGGTAATAATTGACGGTAGCAGCTAATACAAGTCATAAATGATAAACCAATGCGGGCACAAACGAAAATTCTAAGCTAAGTAGTATAATAATCTTACATTTTTATAACTCTCAGTATATCTTACGGTCTCTGCGGCTCAACCTTATGCTAAGGCAGAACTTTCTCCTTCAGGATCCTGAGGGCTTCACCAATCCCATCCTGGGACGATATCAATCAATGAGAAAAAACTGTTAAAACTTTGAGGCTTTCTAAATGAAAAATAAATGGTCAGTACTGCGGAAACAACAACTGTAGAGTGCCACTGAGCAAACACACCTCAGAAGCAAGTCGGTTAGCAATTCTGGTTGCCTGAGCCTTAATCTCAGGTGATAATGCTGATCTGATAGCTCCAAGAAGCATGTCTGCAGCCTTGTTAATGCTCGCAGCGTCATCTGTATCTGGGATTAGATGTTGCCTCTTTAGGGGCTCCGGTGCCACCCCTAACCAGTGCAGCCTCTCTGCCCAGTAAAACTGGTCCAGTAGGAAAGGACATGGTACCTGCAAGATAACCCTGTTTAGTAAAATCTATAACATCCAAAAGCAACTGCTAGCATAATTTTACAACAATCAAAAAATAAGAATtctaaaagacaaacacactgttTGAACAAACATAAACCTTTAGCCTTATGGAAATATTGCATGCATGTTATTTCTTGCTGGAAACAAGAGATGGGTGTTATATGCAAATTATCATATACATGATGCTTCTTGCTGACACAGGATGGATGTTACTTCAATTCAGGGTTACAAAAGGAATAGATGCAAAAACTAATAATATCAGTTTTTTTAGAGTTTACAAGTACACAAATTCATTTGCTCAAAAAGAAGGTATTGAAATTCCTTAGCTTCATATGTGCTCCGGGTGAATTATCCTTTTGGCTCGAGGGTGAAATTGTATTGGTATCTTGGCAAACTGTCACACAAACCAAGTGCTATTACGATGAGCTAAGAAAGGTCAATCAAATTGTTGTTCCTTTTTTTTATAAGAAGAATAGCTCCGGCCTTCTGGTTAACAAATGGTTGTTCTAAATAAATAGTGTAAGTTGTGACTCTCAACTGTAACAATGGCATCATCTCTATTGAGTATGCGCGAATCCAGCTAGCGTATGAACAGAATCAATACTGATATGGAAGATACTTACAGCATATTAACATTCACAACATGACATTGCCAGATCAACAGAACAACACAAATACTTTCTTATCTAATTATAGCAGCTCTTGTAATTACCTGGGGAATTCCAGCAAATAGTGCAGCAGCTGTAGATCCGCTGTGAGGCAGAAAACAAGTTAAGTTCTATTGAGGAAGCAGCAGTAAAATGGAACTTTACCATTCACAACTTGGTCACTAAAAATTAAGAACTTACT includes:
- the LOC124689938 gene encoding uncharacterized ATP-dependent helicase YprA-like, which translates into the protein MALRQHEAKVIPVRALDGRTTTVRIAAACSVDDLKATLRASSFPPAGAPTFHLFLKGAKLLAHAKVGNLPIYPGDFVSLIPFTTKAKPAAPAPFRRATTLPWSTGKRRKLSSSWYGGGGDDDLYAPRKPLASSSSHCNGTEPLDPAQMVEHLRQGLGKHGQIAHVEVIPGREASFSDDDLHLSNAMKTTLRSIGVTRLYAHQALAQDQLKALLQMKAALLLAGADDFAVDIYDGDTPMQDRARIRERARMLITNPDMLHASILPCHAQFRRILSGLAHVVVDEAHTYRGAFGCHAALVLRRLRRLCADVYGRLPAFVFCTATLANPREHVVELAGIGEVELVDEDASPCGAKHFVLWNSSGKKTTSSPMADVARLLAEMVQHGLRCIAFCKTRKLCEQVLAHAREVLEETTTAPEMVGSICVYRGGYVASERRQIEADLFGGRLRGVAATNALELGIDVGHVDATLHLGFPGSIASLWQQAGRSGRRSKDSIAVYVAFDGALDQYFMNYPAKLFGKPIERCHVDAQNRKVLRQHLACAAAENPLCPERDQLYFGGEAMNDAMSILKDKGVLTPKSNAADNNIWKYNGPGRRPSQSVSIRAIEHDKFTVKDATSGRVMEEIEESKAFFQVHEGAVYMHQGVSYLVERLDLSSKMAYCRMAELSYHTKTEDFTDIAVALGDAAAAVHADECTVTTRWSGYRRIYKPTNQVSDVIPLHLPSYSFDTQAVWATVPATVRATVEQSNLWFWGGVHAASHAILSILPLHMMCSSCDLGAECADPHEKHPDGDDEHLVPDRVLLYDKHPGGIGLAAQARLLFPDLLAAALELVSACGCGSLDGCPNCVQSFACHDNNKNLDKEAAVLVLKGLIQGYYA